The genomic DNA CTCCATCCTCCTCACCCACCCCGAATCCTCCTCACCATGCCCCTCAGCCTCAGTGGGCTCCAGGGTCTCCAGCTGCGCCAGGAGATAGCGGGCTTGCTGCTCCAGGTCTGAGTCAGGCATGTTGAGCTCTACGTAAGCGAGGAGCATCTTCAGGCAGGGAAATTCTGGGGCCTGCTGGAAATCCTCAGGGTAAAGGTGCAGCCAGGTGCCCAGGATGGAGGCCATGGCCCTGGGGGGAGTCACGTGGGCAGCAGAGTCAGAGACCTGGCCTTCCCGCCACACTGCGCTCCAGGGCCACCCTGCAGGGACCTGGGCCTCTGTGCCTTCTGCCCCTGCCCATCCAGAGGTCAGTTCTCCTCCACGGTCCATCTCACCTGGCAGACCAGGCAGAGGAGGCCTGGATACAGGGCAGGGGCTGCCAAGGAGCCTGCTCAAGTGACAGCCCTTGATCCATGGTGTGACCATCTGTCCGCTTCCTGAGGTCTGCCTGACACAgctccctctctctgcccctccccctggTGTCACCACTGCGAGGGCAGGCAGGGTGTCTACTCTGGTCACTGCATCTCTGGAACATGTCGGGGGTCCCAGGAGTATCTGTCTAAGGAGGGCACACACAGACTCTGTCATCTGCTCAGGCTTCCTGCGGGCCTCCTAACACCGCACATTTACCTCCTACATCAACAGGCTGCCTCATCTGCTAGGGACGCACCAGCGTCTCCTCCCGCCACTGACACTCATTATTCCTCAGCAAGGGCTCAGCTGTCCCCTGAGTGTCACTGGGTCCACTGAGCACCAGCTGATCACTGCTGCCGAGGTTCCACCAGACAGTGAGCTGGGTGATCTCTACACTTTATGTTCTGGGTCCCAGGATCAGGGGTagaggcaggactgggatggACAGGGTACGGGTGTGCACTGGCATGGGCGGactctgacctctgacctcccaGATGCTCCTCACAGCACCCCACACCCCTCCACAGCTCTCTTggcctcctttcctctcttccagGACAAGCTCCCCAGACCTTGGCCCCCAGCTATGTGGGATCCAGGATTCTGCCAGCCCTGCCCAACCAGCAACCCCATTACTCCAGGCAGTTCTCTGGGATAGGGAGTCGCTCCCTCTTGAGTCACAATCCACTCACATTTTCAGCTGGTGCAGGGGTCCACCATCCTCATCGCAGTAAGGGAGGATGCATCCGTACCTACAGGAGGCCAGGAGGCGTCACATGGACAGTACTGCAGACACGCCTGGATGTGATGGCTAGTGTGACAGGGTTCCCTCCCGCCCACAACCCCCACCCCGGAGAACTGAAGCCCTGGGGGGCAGGACTACTGTCTGCTCGATGCATTATGTCATGCTTCTTCCTAGAAAAGTGCCTGCACCTCGTGCGCCTTCCTCTATATTTCAAGAACAAATGAGCCCAACCAGCCCCATCCGAGTGCCTGGGGCACCATGGATCACTCCCAGGGACCCTTGTTCTCACTCACCCAGGACAGGGCACCACTTACACCTCACCTTGCAATTGGGAAAATGCTTTGGGCCCAAGTCAAAGGCAAAGAGACAACGGAGACAGAGGCTTCCTCGAGGGGAGGAGGAATGTGATGTCTCAGCACAACCACAGCCATTCCAGGGGTCCAAGTTCCCAGAAAGCACTTTCCAGGATGCACCCACTTAGTCCCCCCAGGGGGctgctccttcctttcccctcaaGTGAAGAGGGGAGCCAACTGGGGCTCACAGAGGTAGAGAGATGTTCCCATGACTCACAGCTGGAAGGTGGCCAGGTCTCCCCGAGTACCCAGTAGGGGAGGGGTACTGCTCACCTCATGAAGAGAAGGTCCAGCACCTGCTGGGTGGTGCCAAAAGCCCTGTAGGTGCCCAGGAATGTGGGGAGGTAGGCGGGGTCACCGCCCAGGAAGGCAGGCACCAGGTTGTCCACCAACATCTCCAGTCTGCGTCTCCGGACACTCCACACACTGTAGGTCTCATTCCTGTCCCCTGTGGACACGCTTTCCCCCTGGGGTGGAACACAGCAGAGACACGAGTCAGAGGCGGCACCAAAGACTCCAGGAAGGCACGTTCTGGAGCTCAGACTGAGTCCCCA from Bos taurus isolate L1 Dominette 01449 registration number 42190680 breed Hereford chromosome 28, ARS-UCD2.0, whole genome shotgun sequence includes the following:
- the LOC101905153 gene encoding ral guanine nucleotide dissociation stimulator isoform X4, with product MDSSRMENRKPWRERFFRCFRRFSAQLGCLWSFTRRSPKGSSPDCRQELVHGAPCSISLREGPEPHTSNRAQGRHRGESVSTGDRNETYSVWSVRRRRLEMLVDNLVPAFLGGDPAYLPTFLGTYRAFGTTQQVLDLLFMRYGCILPYCDEDGGPLHQLKMAMASILGTWLHLYPEDFQQAPEFPCLKMLLAYVELNMPDSDLEQQARYLLAQLETLEPTEAEGHDPASAGEEALETSPDLTPTAPLMPATAPQSEQAQSPAPIQVQGLHQVNMPAPNPEPQHAHALALT
- the LOC101905153 gene encoding ral guanine nucleotide dissociation stimulator isoform X3, translated to MFSSCVSTDQGFCFRKPWRERFFRCFRRFSAQLGCLWSFTRRSPKGSSPDCRQELVHGAPCSISLREGPEPHTSNRAQGRHRGESVSTGDRNETYSVWSVRRRRLEMLVDNLVPAFLGGDPAYLPTFLGTYRAFGTTQQVLDLLFMRYGCILPYCDEDGGPLHQLKMAMASILGTWLHLYPEDFQQAPEFPCLKMLLAYVELNMPDSDLEQQARYLLAQLETLEPTEAEGHDPASAGEEALETSPDLTPTAPLMPATAPQSEQAQSPAPIQVQGLHQVNMPAPNPEPQHAHALALT